The following coding sequences are from one Saprospiraceae bacterium window:
- a CDS encoding YicC family protein → MLLSMTGFGNAKGHFGDKEIAIEIRCLNSKVNDFRLKMPTSYRQKELELRKILNEKVIRGKLDVNIYADQDTEEEDFSINDKLFRNYARQLKSLSDEIDLSSSDILNAILKFPNVIESQETLISDDEFKFVVGLLLEAIEQLNDFRTIEGSIISKDMALRLSLILDHLKQVEQYELERDRQVKDKLRKAFELNFNNEQIDKNRFEQELIFYLERLDFTEEKVRLKQHCDYFLSELSQNENSKSKKLGFISQEIGREINTLGAKAQHSLIQKHVVLMKDELEKIKEQLNNAL, encoded by the coding sequence ATGCTTCTATCCATGACAGGTTTTGGCAATGCCAAGGGACATTTCGGCGACAAAGAAATTGCTATAGAAATCCGCTGTCTCAACTCCAAAGTCAATGACTTCAGATTAAAAATGCCTACGTCCTATCGTCAGAAAGAACTGGAACTCAGGAAGATCCTGAATGAAAAAGTGATCCGTGGCAAGCTGGATGTCAACATTTATGCCGATCAAGATACAGAAGAAGAAGATTTCTCCATCAATGACAAGCTGTTCCGCAACTATGCCAGACAACTCAAAAGCCTGTCCGATGAAATCGATCTTAGCTCATCAGATATCCTGAATGCTATTTTGAAATTTCCCAACGTCATCGAATCTCAAGAAACCCTCATATCGGACGATGAATTCAAGTTCGTGGTAGGATTACTCCTTGAAGCCATAGAACAGCTCAATGATTTTCGCACGATTGAAGGGAGTATCATCAGTAAGGATATGGCGCTCCGGCTGTCACTTATCCTGGACCACCTCAAGCAAGTTGAACAGTATGAGTTAGAGCGAGACAGGCAGGTTAAAGACAAATTACGAAAAGCATTTGAACTCAATTTTAACAACGAGCAAATAGACAAGAATAGATTTGAACAGGAGCTCATTTTTTATCTGGAACGATTAGATTTTACGGAAGAGAAAGTAAGGCTCAAGCAACATTGTGACTACTTTCTTTCTGAACTCAGTCAAAATGAAAATTCCAAGTCCAAAAAACTAGGATTCATCAGCCAGGAAATAGGCCGTGAGATCAACACATTGGGTGCGAAAGCTCAACATAGTTTGATCCAAAAACACGTCGTTCTCATGAAGGATGAACTCGAAAAAATCAAAGAGCAACTGAATAATGCGCTTTAA
- the gmk gene encoding guanylate kinase, with protein MQSPSPKIIILTAPSGSGKTTLAQYLLAKYPELDFSVSATTRAPRQHEANGINYYFYNKNEFQQLITEGKLLEYQEVYPGQFYGTLNAEVDRICSAGKTALFDIDVKGAYNLEQSNLPNVLSVYIKTSSLDVLRQRLIARGTESSESIEKRLFKAKEELEYAKYFDYVITNDRLELAQKMISVLVEDFLAR; from the coding sequence ATGCAAAGTCCATCTCCCAAAATCATCATCCTCACGGCACCTTCCGGATCAGGGAAGACCACACTGGCTCAATACCTGTTAGCCAAATACCCGGAACTGGATTTTTCGGTTTCCGCCACAACGCGCGCTCCCAGACAACATGAGGCCAATGGTATAAACTATTATTTCTACAATAAAAATGAATTTCAACAGCTGATCACCGAAGGTAAATTGCTGGAATACCAGGAAGTGTACCCGGGCCAATTCTACGGCACGCTGAATGCTGAGGTAGATCGGATCTGCTCAGCCGGCAAGACTGCTCTGTTTGACATAGACGTCAAGGGAGCTTATAATCTGGAACAATCTAATTTGCCAAACGTACTTTCAGTTTATATCAAAACTTCGAGCCTTGACGTGCTGAGACAGCGGTTAATTGCAAGAGGAACGGAATCTTCAGAAAGTATAGAAAAGAGGCTATTCAAAGCGAAAGAAGAACTTGAATATGCCAAGTATTTCGACTATGTGATCACCAACGACCGCTTGGAGCTCGCCCAAAAAATGATATCGGTGCTCGTAGAAGATTTTCTGGCACGCTAG
- the fumC gene encoding class II fumarate hydratase yields the protein MSFRIEKDTMGTVQVPSDVYWGAQTQRSIENFKIARDINKMPAEIIQAFAYLKKAAALTNRDLGVLAQDKCDLICKVCDEILAGRLQDQFPLVVWQTGSGTQSNMNVNEVVAYRAHVLQGGSLLDEKKAIHPNDDVNKSQSSNDTFPTAMHIAAYKVLIENTIPGLETLRNTLRVKSNEFMSIVKIGRTHLMDATPLTLGQELSGYVAQLDHGIKAIKNSLSHLSELALGGTAVGTGINTPPHYAEKVAAHIALLTGLPFVTAPNKFEALAAHDAIVESHGALKTVACSLMKIANDIRLLASGPRCGIGELYIPDNEPGSSIMPGKVNPTQCEAMTMVAAQVLGNDVAINIGGATGHFELNVFKPMMIYNFIHSARLIGEVCQSFNDKCAVGIAPLHDNIRKNLDNSLMLVTALNTRIGYYKAAEIAQTAHKQGKTLKQTAVDLGYLTSEEFDNWVKPDEMVGQIQSN from the coding sequence ATGTCATTCAGGATAGAAAAGGACACCATGGGCACAGTACAGGTGCCTTCTGACGTATATTGGGGTGCACAAACGCAGCGCTCCATAGAAAACTTCAAAATCGCGAGGGATATCAATAAAATGCCCGCAGAAATTATCCAAGCTTTCGCCTACCTAAAAAAAGCAGCCGCCTTGACCAATAGAGACCTGGGAGTGCTAGCCCAGGACAAATGTGATCTGATCTGTAAAGTATGCGACGAAATATTGGCAGGAAGGCTTCAGGATCAATTTCCTTTGGTAGTCTGGCAAACCGGCTCAGGCACTCAATCCAATATGAATGTAAACGAAGTTGTGGCTTATAGAGCACATGTACTCCAAGGAGGATCTCTACTCGATGAGAAAAAAGCTATCCACCCCAATGATGACGTCAACAAGTCCCAGTCCTCCAATGATACTTTTCCTACCGCCATGCATATCGCGGCGTACAAAGTACTGATAGAAAATACCATTCCCGGATTGGAAACGCTGCGCAATACCCTACGCGTCAAAAGCAATGAATTCATGTCCATAGTCAAAATCGGACGCACCCATCTCATGGATGCGACTCCGCTTACTCTTGGACAAGAGCTATCGGGATATGTTGCCCAATTGGATCATGGCATCAAGGCTATTAAAAATTCGTTGTCGCATTTGTCTGAATTGGCGTTGGGAGGTACTGCTGTAGGCACAGGAATCAATACGCCTCCCCATTATGCTGAAAAAGTAGCAGCACATATCGCCTTATTGACAGGGCTTCCGTTTGTCACAGCTCCCAATAAATTTGAAGCTCTGGCAGCACATGATGCTATCGTAGAATCTCATGGTGCTCTCAAAACTGTAGCTTGTAGTTTGATGAAAATTGCAAATGATATCAGGCTGCTCGCTTCAGGACCGAGATGTGGAATCGGCGAACTATACATACCTGACAATGAACCCGGTTCGTCTATCATGCCAGGGAAAGTTAACCCAACACAATGCGAAGCCATGACGATGGTAGCGGCTCAGGTACTCGGCAATGACGTAGCGATCAACATTGGTGGAGCAACCGGTCATTTTGAGTTGAACGTGTTTAAACCTATGATGATTTATAACTTCATTCACTCAGCAAGACTAATTGGTGAGGTATGTCAGTCTTTCAACGACAAATGTGCAGTAGGTATCGCTCCTTTACATGATAATATTCGCAAAAATCTCGACAACTCTCTGATGCTAGTCACGGCACTTAATACCAGGATCGGATACTACAAAGCAGCAGAAATAGCTCAAACGGCGCACAAACAAGGCAAGACACTCAAGCAAACAGCTGTAGACCTGGGTTACCTTACTTCAGAGGAGTTTGATAACTGGGTGAAACCGGATGAAATGGTTGGCCAAATTCAATCAAACTAA
- a CDS encoding insulinase family protein, with the protein MGLKNYSRFELDNGMRVLVKPDTTTRMASLCILYCVGSRDEHADKTGLAHLFEHLMFSNCGKDIEFDEIIQSAGGDSNAFTNTDTTQYFDVAPAQHLELLLQLEATRMSGFQVPPKELATQQKVVVEEFSEHYLNNPYGMFSHRLMALAYKKHPYRWAVIGMTPEHIEAATMDDVKAFYSRYYNASNAIMTICGDVDPDQVIGLVKKHFAHLSPGPQNHAVYPQEDPRTEIQMVNYYEDIPEEAIFIALPAPARLEDDFYALDFLTDLLSEGKSSILFRELKKELQIFTSIDCYLTASADPGLIIIEGKLVEGVDIETGEREIMRVIDRYKSELISDRQWAKYRTKNETAYQFSQMGVVNQALNLSYAEWLGKPDLINDELERYLALTKEDIQRVAQQYFRWDIATKMYYRKQVVEE; encoded by the coding sequence TTGGGCTTGAAGAATTACTCCAGGTTTGAACTTGACAATGGCATGCGTGTCCTTGTCAAACCGGACACTACGACACGGATGGCATCGCTGTGCATTTTGTATTGTGTCGGATCCAGAGATGAGCATGCAGACAAAACGGGCTTAGCTCACTTGTTCGAACATCTTATGTTTTCAAATTGCGGCAAGGACATTGAATTTGATGAGATTATTCAAAGCGCAGGTGGTGACAGCAATGCCTTTACAAATACAGATACAACGCAGTATTTCGATGTGGCCCCTGCTCAACATCTGGAGCTGCTGCTTCAGCTTGAAGCGACTCGGATGTCCGGATTTCAGGTACCTCCCAAGGAGCTCGCCACACAACAAAAGGTGGTCGTGGAAGAATTCAGCGAGCATTATCTCAACAATCCCTACGGCATGTTTTCGCACAGGCTTATGGCCCTTGCCTACAAAAAACATCCCTACAGATGGGCTGTCATAGGCATGACTCCTGAGCATATTGAAGCTGCAACTATGGATGATGTCAAGGCATTTTACTCAAGGTATTACAATGCTTCCAATGCGATTATGACCATATGTGGGGATGTAGATCCGGACCAGGTGATCGGATTGGTGAAAAAACATTTTGCCCACCTATCTCCGGGACCACAAAACCATGCTGTTTATCCACAAGAAGATCCTCGTACTGAAATTCAGATGGTCAATTACTATGAAGACATACCCGAAGAAGCTATTTTCATCGCACTTCCTGCACCAGCCAGACTGGAAGATGATTTTTACGCACTCGATTTTTTAACTGATCTGTTGTCTGAAGGTAAGAGCTCCATATTATTCCGGGAGTTAAAAAAAGAACTTCAGATTTTTACCTCAATAGATTGTTATCTCACGGCATCAGCTGATCCGGGACTGATCATCATAGAAGGAAAATTAGTAGAGGGAGTTGACATTGAAACGGGTGAACGTGAAATCATGCGCGTCATAGATCGCTACAAGTCAGAGCTGATCAGTGACAGGCAATGGGCCAAATACCGCACCAAAAACGAGACAGCTTACCAATTTTCGCAAATGGGTGTTGTCAACCAAGCGCTTAATTTGTCGTATGCGGAATGGTTGGGCAAGCCGGATCTGATCAATGATGAGCTTGAAAGGTATCTTGCCTTGACAAAAGAAGATATACAAAGAGTCGCTCAACAATATTTCCGCTGGGATATCGCGACCAAAATGTATTATCGCAAGCAGGTAGTCGAGGAATAA
- a CDS encoding gliding motility-associated C-terminal domain-containing protein has protein sequence MKFQLLLFVFALNLGGGLVRAQVECVFLPTEQEDKSPELLEKHLEFEKLWQLGANDESQRRAVEFIPVVIHIIHDQGIGDISDAQVLKAIDFLNQGFSNQGEYYHKAGTPVEIQFCLAEQDPQGQPTSGITRTNSSLSTLIAEEQDAKLKNLIHWDASCYANVYIVNEIISSISGRGVLGYANGPILHGSPLDGLVVESALTGRNPENTSTLIHEMGHYLGLLHTFEGGCKNDDCMVDGDKVCDTPPDASTAPVDCNQNVNTCTTDTRSGFTQDQPDQVINFMDYGSGLCKIVFTQGQKSRMKLSLSNLRKSLLFCSSCLDPCPNPVDVRIVYDSLNSAVSIPFHLRSNTSQGAYQWEWYDNGILISSTADFFYPFYQEGKHTIKLVVKGNDAKCIFKDSIMINVNCNIDFIHNLRDTFCIPLNSILPLYIMSQDPGHTTTWYIDGNVAFIGDQFNWQNTKIGTHKIHVVVENKDCKKSTNKFIYTVGCIEICGNLMDDDGDELIDGFDPDCCDEINDFYFDPCDESCPRQLKNSFASIKTKWRTDTSYNWFETNIPYAGDIDNDGNIEIIGCTQYIDANGQKYSNNVIVLDGKTGTREALIPITGGTFARSIGIADVDQNGYGDIFSSIGFLERIEYLGNSNYVRKYRVPIATYSQQPSFADFNQDGVPEIYINNAIWNAVTGVKYIDQDLNKNLGKSPITVGNSGSIAVDILPDNMCPTCDGLELVTANQVYAVDLNINTPQLSNLTLVQEVPNEKDGYSAIADFDLDGDQDAFVISTPPGINIRGQVSFYVWDVQTNNVISPRGSVYSFLGSFATPAIGYLNTDNSPDVVFNTRDSIYAFAYSANQWSRIFQIANMDMSGMAGLSVYDFNGDGRDEVLIRNEQFFWILNGETGAIIFSYPCPTGTGYEYPTVADIDGDLEAELLFSCDGQLICLEAAPGSWTFTRPVWNQLIYNNVNVNDDLTIPQYQQKSHLPQNHNKFLNQYSYLQKSGSDIAFINSSTKCSADSLILHVSICNQGPSNVNDSLYISVFDQNPFSTSCNLIARINSGFIQLGKDSCKEIILQLIKPLANQVFLVLNTQLFSVTPFPPNDLDAYFVINECNYRNNLFVIQTPQDPIIDLGPDKQICDFESVRLVASPEFSSYKWIDGSIDSIFTVLAPGTYWVEVQDQCGNVVRDSITFTLLVASKIELGHDIEVCKGDSLTFTVQFQQLLWKGNFDLNCDTCNTIHFLPDSSGKLEIYGKYNDHCYSYDSINIFVKEKHKIKKFDFLCRGESISINGVNIDRDSMLIYSYGIGGACDTIVEHFISIDTSRLDLGNDKFICPGNSVQLSVNLAGNVKWRNSPDLSCLNCPNPFVSPTRFPESFFVTVTTDSMCIFHDSILLLELPTSFTKLDKTICEGDSIRIGKQWIKNQGIYADSLQNTYSCDSIVEYQIRYDNSKLELPDFLPICEGDSISFQLTGFLDYNWENSADIRCDTCAQVLIKPSNTKNQYILNALTQSQCWVVDTLTLDVLSAYQKRDTFHACNGDSVFWFGKWRKPGQVYLHSIKSQLSCDSLYYLHLITFPLAPVDLGGDKKQCKGDILNFSATGSNNRIWQSNVKLACDTCLDLKIICEQNQWLQLSAWDMNNCLTNDSIWIEVKPSFHDFREVFLCSGDSIKIGMQWIKEPLTYTESLESVDNCDSLLITHLIFYTSILPKIPDTIYAIEGESLKLNYLSENEVSQVLWTSDLSLSCDNCIHTELVADRPGMIHLVVQDKNGCEQEFDLVVLIKQENFQVFIPNVFSPNGDQLNDFLDIYSESEDIFINHIQIFDRWGELVYETKEKKFSDYIPWDGTFRSKDCPVAVYVLDAVFTLKSGKKLKRTTDIQLIR, from the coding sequence ATGAAGTTTCAGCTCCTGTTGTTCGTCTTTGCATTGAATTTGGGAGGAGGTTTAGTTCGTGCTCAAGTGGAATGTGTTTTTTTACCAACAGAACAGGAAGATAAATCTCCTGAGTTGCTGGAAAAACACCTCGAATTTGAAAAACTGTGGCAATTGGGGGCAAATGATGAGTCTCAAAGACGTGCGGTTGAGTTCATACCCGTAGTTATACATATTATACATGATCAAGGGATAGGCGACATATCCGATGCACAAGTACTCAAAGCAATTGATTTTCTCAACCAAGGATTTTCTAATCAAGGAGAATATTATCATAAAGCAGGAACTCCTGTGGAGATCCAATTTTGTCTTGCAGAGCAAGATCCTCAAGGACAACCTACTTCAGGGATAACGCGGACTAACTCTTCACTTTCTACCCTTATTGCTGAGGAACAAGATGCGAAGTTGAAAAACCTGATCCATTGGGATGCCAGTTGCTATGCAAATGTGTATATCGTCAATGAAATAATTTCTTCAATATCTGGTAGAGGTGTTCTAGGTTATGCCAACGGCCCAATACTTCATGGGAGTCCTTTAGATGGGCTTGTTGTCGAGTCAGCTCTGACAGGTAGAAACCCTGAAAACACATCTACATTGATCCATGAGATGGGACATTATCTCGGCTTGCTTCACACTTTTGAAGGAGGCTGTAAAAACGATGACTGTATGGTGGACGGTGACAAGGTTTGTGATACTCCTCCGGATGCCTCAACAGCACCGGTAGATTGTAACCAAAATGTCAATACATGCACTACAGATACCCGATCTGGGTTCACCCAAGATCAACCCGATCAAGTGATCAACTTTATGGATTATGGTAGTGGACTGTGTAAAATAGTATTTACCCAAGGTCAAAAAAGTCGTATGAAGCTAAGTCTAAGTAATCTTAGAAAAAGTCTTCTTTTTTGTTCTTCTTGTCTAGATCCATGCCCAAATCCTGTGGATGTCAGAATAGTGTATGATAGTTTAAATTCAGCAGTATCCATTCCATTTCACTTAAGATCTAATACTTCTCAAGGAGCATACCAATGGGAGTGGTATGATAATGGAATTTTGATTAGTAGTACCGCTGACTTTTTTTATCCATTCTATCAGGAAGGTAAACATACGATCAAACTTGTGGTAAAAGGTAATGATGCAAAATGCATATTTAAGGACTCGATAATGATCAACGTTAATTGTAACATTGATTTTATTCATAATCTTCGTGATACATTTTGTATTCCATTAAACAGCATTCTTCCACTATATATCATGAGTCAAGATCCAGGGCACACGACAACATGGTATATTGATGGCAATGTAGCTTTTATTGGAGATCAATTTAATTGGCAAAACACTAAAATTGGAACTCATAAAATTCATGTTGTTGTAGAAAATAAAGACTGCAAGAAAAGCACCAATAAATTTATTTACACTGTTGGCTGCATAGAAATTTGTGGCAATCTCATGGATGATGATGGAGATGAATTAATAGATGGTTTTGATCCTGACTGCTGTGATGAGATCAATGACTTTTATTTTGATCCTTGTGATGAATCATGTCCTCGCCAACTCAAGAACTCATTTGCTTCGATTAAAACAAAATGGAGGACAGATACTTCATATAATTGGTTTGAAACAAATATTCCATACGCAGGAGATATTGACAATGACGGCAATATTGAAATAATAGGATGTACTCAATATATTGATGCAAATGGTCAAAAATACAGTAATAATGTGATTGTATTAGATGGTAAAACAGGAACTAGAGAAGCATTAATCCCAATCACAGGAGGTACTTTCGCAAGAAGTATTGGCATAGCAGATGTAGATCAAAATGGTTATGGAGACATATTTAGCTCCATTGGTTTTCTGGAAAGAATAGAGTACCTAGGAAATTCAAACTATGTAAGAAAGTATCGGGTTCCAATAGCAACATATAGTCAACAACCAAGCTTTGCCGATTTTAACCAGGATGGAGTTCCTGAGATATATATTAACAATGCAATATGGAATGCAGTGACTGGTGTAAAATATATTGATCAGGATTTAAATAAAAATTTGGGCAAATCTCCAATTACAGTAGGAAATTCTGGATCAATTGCCGTGGATATATTACCCGATAATATGTGCCCAACATGTGATGGCCTTGAGCTTGTCACTGCCAACCAAGTATATGCGGTTGATTTGAATATCAACACCCCACAACTTTCAAATCTGACTCTGGTACAAGAAGTTCCAAATGAAAAAGATGGATATTCCGCTATTGCGGATTTCGATTTAGATGGTGACCAAGATGCATTTGTAATTAGTACTCCACCTGGTATTAATATTCGAGGTCAAGTGAGTTTTTATGTGTGGGATGTCCAAACCAATAATGTGATTTCTCCGCGAGGCAGTGTGTATAGTTTTTTAGGTTCCTTTGCAACCCCTGCAATAGGGTATCTGAATACTGACAATAGCCCTGATGTGGTGTTTAACACTAGAGATTCAATTTATGCATTTGCTTATAGTGCTAATCAATGGAGTAGAATATTTCAGATCGCCAATATGGATATGTCTGGAATGGCAGGTCTCTCGGTTTATGATTTTAATGGCGACGGCAGAGACGAAGTATTGATTAGAAATGAACAGTTTTTTTGGATATTGAATGGTGAGACAGGTGCAATAATTTTTAGTTACCCCTGTCCAACAGGTACAGGATATGAGTATCCAACCGTAGCAGATATTGACGGAGATTTGGAGGCAGAACTATTGTTTAGTTGCGATGGTCAGCTGATTTGTTTGGAAGCTGCCCCCGGATCTTGGACCTTTACAAGACCCGTATGGAATCAACTCATCTATAACAATGTTAATGTAAATGATGATCTCACCATTCCTCAATATCAACAAAAAAGCCATTTGCCTCAGAATCATAATAAATTTCTGAATCAATATTCTTATCTTCAAAAAAGCGGATCAGACATTGCATTTATCAATAGTTCCACAAAATGTAGTGCTGACTCTTTAATCCTTCACGTTTCCATATGCAATCAAGGACCATCCAATGTAAATGACAGTTTATATATTTCAGTATTTGACCAAAATCCATTTAGCACTTCATGCAATTTGATTGCAAGAATCAATTCTGGATTTATTCAATTAGGAAAAGACAGTTGTAAAGAGATCATCTTACAATTAATTAAACCCCTTGCGAATCAAGTTTTTTTAGTATTGAATACACAATTATTCTCAGTGACACCATTTCCACCAAACGATTTGGATGCTTATTTTGTGATTAATGAATGTAATTATAGAAACAATCTATTTGTGATCCAAACTCCTCAAGATCCAATAATTGATCTTGGGCCTGATAAACAAATCTGTGATTTTGAAAGTGTGAGACTTGTTGCTTCGCCTGAGTTTAGCTCATATAAATGGATTGATGGATCAATTGATAGTATTTTTACTGTGTTGGCTCCGGGAACTTATTGGGTAGAGGTACAGGATCAATGTGGTAATGTAGTAAGAGATTCAATTACCTTTACTCTACTCGTCGCTAGTAAAATAGAATTGGGTCATGATATTGAAGTATGCAAAGGGGATAGCCTAACATTTACTGTGCAATTTCAACAATTATTATGGAAGGGGAATTTTGACTTGAATTGTGATACATGCAATACAATTCACTTCTTGCCGGATAGTTCTGGCAAGCTAGAAATTTACGGAAAATATAATGATCATTGTTACTCTTACGATTCAATTAATATTTTCGTAAAGGAAAAGCACAAAATAAAGAAATTTGATTTTTTATGTCGTGGAGAATCTATTTCAATCAATGGTGTCAACATCGATCGTGACAGTATGCTTATCTATTCTTATGGTATTGGTGGTGCATGTGATACTATTGTAGAACATTTTATTAGCATCGACACAAGTCGCCTAGATTTGGGAAATGACAAATTTATTTGTCCTGGAAATTCTGTTCAATTATCTGTAAATTTAGCGGGAAATGTAAAATGGCGCAATTCGCCAGATTTGTCTTGTCTGAATTGTCCTAATCCTTTTGTTAGCCCCACACGTTTTCCTGAAAGTTTTTTCGTTACTGTAACCACTGATTCGATGTGTATTTTCCATGATAGTATCCTTTTGCTTGAACTTCCGACATCTTTTACCAAGTTGGATAAAACTATCTGTGAAGGGGACTCTATTCGTATTGGCAAACAATGGATAAAAAATCAAGGAATATACGCAGATAGTCTTCAAAATACATACTCTTGTGATTCAATTGTCGAATATCAGATTCGATATGATAATTCAAAATTGGAATTACCTGATTTTCTACCAATTTGTGAGGGAGATAGTATATCTTTCCAGTTAACTGGATTTTTAGATTACAATTGGGAAAATTCTGCAGACATTAGATGTGATACTTGCGCTCAAGTATTGATTAAACCTAGTAATACAAAAAATCAGTATATCCTTAATGCACTGACCCAATCCCAGTGTTGGGTTGTGGATACTTTAACATTAGATGTTCTATCAGCCTATCAAAAAAGAGATACGTTCCATGCTTGCAATGGTGACTCCGTTTTTTGGTTTGGAAAATGGAGAAAACCAGGACAGGTATACTTACATTCTATAAAAAGCCAGTTATCCTGTGATTCCTTGTATTACCTGCATCTTATTACATTTCCACTGGCTCCTGTAGATTTAGGTGGAGACAAAAAGCAATGTAAAGGTGATATTCTCAATTTTTCTGCAACTGGAAGTAATAATAGAATTTGGCAATCTAATGTAAAATTGGCATGTGATACCTGTTTAGACCTTAAAATCATTTGCGAGCAAAATCAATGGTTACAATTAAGCGCTTGGGATATGAACAATTGCCTGACCAATGATAGTATTTGGATAGAAGTTAAACCAAGTTTTCATGATTTTCGTGAAGTATTCTTGTGTTCAGGAGATAGTATAAAAATCGGAATGCAATGGATTAAAGAACCTTTAACTTATACTGAGTCACTAGAATCAGTGGATAATTGTGATAGTCTTTTAATTACTCATTTAATATTTTATACTTCAATTCTACCGAAAATTCCGGATACAATTTACGCAATTGAAGGAGAGAGTTTGAAACTAAATTACCTCTCCGAAAATGAAGTTTCTCAGGTTTTGTGGACTTCGGATTTAAGCTTATCCTGCGATAATTGTATTCATACTGAGCTTGTAGCAGATCGTCCGGGGATGATCCATCTAGTTGTACAAGATAAAAATGGGTGTGAACAAGAATTCGATTTGGTTGTGCTCATAAAGCAAGAAAATTTTCAGGTTTTTATTCCAAATGTCTTTTCACCAAATGGCGACCAACTCAATGATTTTTTAGATATATATTCAGAGTCTGAGGATATTTTTATTAACCATATCCAAATTTTTGACAGATGGGGTGAACTGGTTTACGAGACTAAGGAGAAGAAATTTTCAGATTATATTCCTTGGGATGGAACTTTCAGATCGAAGGATTGTCCGGTTGCAGTTTATGTACTGGATGCTGTGTTCACTTTAAAATCAGGGAAAAAGTTAAAACGAACAACTGATATTCAATTGATAAGATAA
- a CDS encoding response regulator transcription factor → MIKVALFEDNRHLRESIQLVINDGDSMCCVGAYPDCSNLMKDILKSNPDVILMDIEMPGINGIEASKIISSQFPHIKILIQTVFEDADRIFQAIKAGAAGYMLKSSNSDTIISFIKDIMDGGAPMSPLVARKVLTMIKSPCSGSTTASNFSLTEREKEILQLLVEGESYKIVADRLYISFFTVQTHIKHIYEKLHVNSKTEAVTKALKENLV, encoded by the coding sequence ATGATCAAAGTTGCATTGTTTGAAGATAACAGACATCTGCGAGAGAGTATCCAGCTGGTGATCAATGATGGTGATAGCATGTGCTGTGTTGGTGCATATCCAGATTGTTCCAATCTAATGAAAGACATTTTGAAGTCTAATCCAGATGTAATCCTCATGGATATTGAGATGCCTGGAATAAACGGAATTGAAGCAAGTAAAATTATCTCATCACAATTTCCACATATCAAAATCTTGATTCAAACAGTCTTTGAAGATGCAGATAGAATTTTTCAGGCAATAAAAGCCGGAGCAGCAGGATATATGCTCAAGAGTTCCAATTCAGATACTATCATTAGTTTTATAAAAGATATTATGGATGGGGGCGCCCCTATGAGTCCGCTAGTGGCAAGAAAAGTACTCACTATGATCAAGTCCCCTTGCAGTGGATCAACTACAGCATCCAATTTTTCTTTGACAGAACGTGAGAAGGAAATACTGCAACTATTGGTAGAGGGTGAATCTTATAAGATCGTTGCTGATAGACTTTATATTAGTTTTTTTACCGTACAAACCCATATAAAACATATTTACGAAAAACTTCATGTAAACTCCAAAACTGAAGCCGTCACCAAGGCATTAAAAGAAAATTTGGTATAG